A single Perognathus longimembris pacificus isolate PPM17 chromosome 17, ASM2315922v1, whole genome shotgun sequence DNA region contains:
- the Tlcd1 gene encoding TLC domain-containing protein 1, producing MTPVLHPALPLLLVATLTFRALRRALCRLPLPAHVRTDPLRTWRWHNLLVSFTHSIVSGIWALLCLWQTPAMLVEMETAWSLSGYLLVCFSAGYFIHDTVDIVISRQTRASWEYLVHHVMAIGAFFSGIFWRSFVGAGVMTLLVEVSNIFLTFRMMMKINNAQELLLYRVNKYVNLVMYFLFRLAPQVYLTKFFLQYAGQRNLGGFLLSILLMLDVMILIYFSRLLRSDFCPQPVTSRQHKDKFLTE from the exons ATGACCCCGGTCCTGCATCCCGCCTTGCCCCTGCTGCTGGTCGCCACGCTGACCTTCCGGGCGCTCCGGCGAGCCCTCTGCCGCCTGCCCCTGCCGGCGCACGTGCGCACCGACCCTCTGCGCACCTGGCGCTGGCACAACCTCCTCGTCTCCTTCACCCACTCCATTGTGTCAGGGATCTGGGCGCTGCTGTG tTTATGGCAGACTCCCGCGATGTTAGTGGAGATGGAGACGGCCTGGTCACTTTCTGGCTACTTGCTTGTTTGCTTCTCCGCAG GGTACTTCATCCATGACACGGTGGACATCGTGATTAGCAGGCAGACTCGGGCCTCTTGGGAATACCTTGTTCACCATGTCATG GCTATAGGTGCCTTCTTCTCTGGCATCTTTTGGAGAAGCTTTGTTGGTGCAGGTGTCATGACACTCCTGGTGGAAGTCAGCAATATCTTCCTCACCTTCCGAATGATGATGAAGATCAACAATGCCCAAGAGCTTCTCCTCTACAGGGTCAACAAGTATGTCAACTTGGTCATGTACTTTCTCTTTCGCCTGGCACCTCAGGTCTACCTTACCAAATTCTTCCTGCAGTATGCAGGCCAGAGGAACCTGGGCGGCTTTCTGCTGAGCATCTTGCTCATGTTGGATGTGATGATACTCATCTACTTTTCCCGCCTCCTGCGCTCTGACTTCTGCCCTCAGCCGGTCACTAGCCGGCAACACAAAGACAAGTTTTTGACTGAGTGA
- the Rpl23a gene encoding 60S ribosomal protein L23a, with protein MAPKAKKGAPAPPKAEAKEKALKAKKAVLKGVHSHKKKKIRTSPTFRRPKTLRLRRQPKYPRKSAPRRNKLDHYAIIKFPLTTESAMKKIEDNNTLVFIVDVKANKHQIKQAVKKLYDIDVAKVNTLIRPDGEKKAYVRLAPDYDALDVANKIGII; from the exons atggcgccgaaagCTAAGAAGGGAG cTCCGGCCCCTCCTAAAGCCGAAGCCAAGGAAAAGGCTTTGAAGGCCAAGAAGGCAGTGCTGAAAGGTGTCCACagccacaaaaagaagaagatacgCACTTCACCCACCTTCCGGCGGCCCAAGACGCTGCGGCTCCGGAGACAGCCCAAATACCCTCGGAAGAGTGCCCCGAGGAGAAACAA GCTTGATCACTATGCTATCATCAAGTTCCCCCTGACCACTGAGTCAGCCATGAAGAAGATAGAAGACAACAACACACTTGTGTTCATTGTGGATGTCAAGGCCAACAAGCATCAGATCAAACAGGCTGTTAAGAAGCTCTATGACATTGATGTAGCTAAGGTCAATACCCTGATCAG ACCtgatggagagaagaaagcataTGTTCGACTGGCTCCTGATTATGATGCCTTAGATGTTGCCAACAAA attggaATCATCTAA
- the Rab34 gene encoding ras-related protein Rab-34 isoform X3: MSHIASLESWREAPPLLGPPVSPFLLPAGSRPRQMPRCNHRFPITNSSSAPRKASGKMNILAPVRRDRVLAELPQCLRKEAALHVRKDFHPRVTCACQEHRTGTVGFKISKVIVVGDLSVGKTCLINRFCKDTFDKNYKATIGVDFEMERFEVLGIPFSLQLWDTAGQERFKCIASTYYRGAQAIIIVFNLNDVASLEHTKQWLSDALKENDPSSVLLFLVGSKKDLSTPAQYALMEKDALKVAQEIKAEYWAVSSLTGENVREFFFRVAALTFEANVLAELEKTGARRIGDVVRINSDDSNLYLTASKKKASCCP, encoded by the exons ATGAGTCACATTGCGAGCCTGGAGTCGTGGAGGGAAGCGCCGCCTCTCCTTGGGCCCCCtgtctccccctttctccttcccgcGGGCTCCCGGCCGCGCCAGATGCCGCGCTGCAATCACCGATTCCCCATCACCAATTCCAGCT CGGCGCCCCGCAAGGCCTCGGGCAAGATGAACATCCTGGCGCCCGTGCGCAGGGACCGCGTCCTGGCTGAGCTGCCCCAG TGCCTGCGGAAGGAGGCCGCTCTGCACGTGCGCAAAGACTTTCATCCCCGCGTCACCTGCGCCTGCCAGGAGCACCGGACCGGCACCGTGGG ATTTAAGATCTCCAAGGTCATTGTGGTGGGAGACCTGTCAGTGGGAAAGACTTGTCTCATTAATAG GTTCTGCAAAGACACCTTTGATAAGAATTACAAGGCCACCATTGGAGTAGACTTTGAGATGGAAAGATTTGAGGTGTTGGGCATCCCCTTCAGTCTCCAACT TTGGGACACTGCTGGACAGGAGAGGTTCAAATGCATTGCGTCAACCTACTACCGCGGAGCTCAAG CCATCATCATAGTCTTCAACCTGAATGATGTGGCATCTCTGGAACACACCAA GCAGTGGCTCTCTGATGCCCTCAAGGAGAATGACCCTTCCAGTGTGCTCCTCTTTCTTGTGGGTTCCAAGAAGGACTTGAGT ACTCCCGCTCAGTATGCACTAATGGAAAAAGATGCACTCAAGGTGGCCCAAGAGATTAAGGCTGAGTACTGGGCAGTCTCATCTCTCACTG GAGAGAATGTCCGGGAATTCTTCTTCCGTGTGGCAGCACTGACCTTTGAGGCCAATGTGCTGGCTGAGCTGGAGAAAACAGGAGCCCGACGCATTGGGGATGTTGTTC GCATCAACAGTGATGACAGCAACCTCTACCTAACTGCCAGCAAGAAAAAGGCCTCGTGTTGTCCCTGA
- the Rab34 gene encoding ras-related protein Rab-34 isoform X1: protein MNILAPVRRDRVLAELPQCLRKEAALHVRKDFHPRVTCACQEHRTGTVGRFKISKVIVVGDLSVGKTCLINRFCKDTFDKNYKATIGVDFEMERFEVLGIPFSLQLWDTAGQERFKCIASTYYRGAQAIIIVFNLNDVASLEHTKQWLSDALKENDPSSVLLFLVGSKKDLSTPAQYALMEKDALKVAQEIKAEYWAVSSLTGENVREFFFRVAALTFEANVLAELEKTGARRIGDVVRINSDDSNLYLTASKKKASCCP from the exons ATGAACATCCTGGCGCCCGTGCGCAGGGACCGCGTCCTGGCTGAGCTGCCCCAG TGCCTGCGGAAGGAGGCCGCTCTGCACGTGCGCAAAGACTTTCATCCCCGCGTCACCTGCGCCTGCCAGGAGCACCGGACCGGCACCGTGGG CAGATTTAAGATCTCCAAGGTCATTGTGGTGGGAGACCTGTCAGTGGGAAAGACTTGTCTCATTAATAG GTTCTGCAAAGACACCTTTGATAAGAATTACAAGGCCACCATTGGAGTAGACTTTGAGATGGAAAGATTTGAGGTGTTGGGCATCCCCTTCAGTCTCCAACT TTGGGACACTGCTGGACAGGAGAGGTTCAAATGCATTGCGTCAACCTACTACCGCGGAGCTCAAG CCATCATCATAGTCTTCAACCTGAATGATGTGGCATCTCTGGAACACACCAA GCAGTGGCTCTCTGATGCCCTCAAGGAGAATGACCCTTCCAGTGTGCTCCTCTTTCTTGTGGGTTCCAAGAAGGACTTGAGT ACTCCCGCTCAGTATGCACTAATGGAAAAAGATGCACTCAAGGTGGCCCAAGAGATTAAGGCTGAGTACTGGGCAGTCTCATCTCTCACTG GAGAGAATGTCCGGGAATTCTTCTTCCGTGTGGCAGCACTGACCTTTGAGGCCAATGTGCTGGCTGAGCTGGAGAAAACAGGAGCCCGACGCATTGGGGATGTTGTTC GCATCAACAGTGATGACAGCAACCTCTACCTAACTGCCAGCAAGAAAAAGGCCTCGTGTTGTCCCTGA
- the Rab34 gene encoding ras-related protein Rab-34 isoform X2, with the protein MNILAPVRRDRVLAELPQCLRKEAALHVRKDFHPRVTCACQEHRTGTVGFKISKVIVVGDLSVGKTCLINRFCKDTFDKNYKATIGVDFEMERFEVLGIPFSLQLWDTAGQERFKCIASTYYRGAQAIIIVFNLNDVASLEHTKQWLSDALKENDPSSVLLFLVGSKKDLSTPAQYALMEKDALKVAQEIKAEYWAVSSLTGENVREFFFRVAALTFEANVLAELEKTGARRIGDVVRINSDDSNLYLTASKKKASCCP; encoded by the exons ATGAACATCCTGGCGCCCGTGCGCAGGGACCGCGTCCTGGCTGAGCTGCCCCAG TGCCTGCGGAAGGAGGCCGCTCTGCACGTGCGCAAAGACTTTCATCCCCGCGTCACCTGCGCCTGCCAGGAGCACCGGACCGGCACCGTGGG ATTTAAGATCTCCAAGGTCATTGTGGTGGGAGACCTGTCAGTGGGAAAGACTTGTCTCATTAATAG GTTCTGCAAAGACACCTTTGATAAGAATTACAAGGCCACCATTGGAGTAGACTTTGAGATGGAAAGATTTGAGGTGTTGGGCATCCCCTTCAGTCTCCAACT TTGGGACACTGCTGGACAGGAGAGGTTCAAATGCATTGCGTCAACCTACTACCGCGGAGCTCAAG CCATCATCATAGTCTTCAACCTGAATGATGTGGCATCTCTGGAACACACCAA GCAGTGGCTCTCTGATGCCCTCAAGGAGAATGACCCTTCCAGTGTGCTCCTCTTTCTTGTGGGTTCCAAGAAGGACTTGAGT ACTCCCGCTCAGTATGCACTAATGGAAAAAGATGCACTCAAGGTGGCCCAAGAGATTAAGGCTGAGTACTGGGCAGTCTCATCTCTCACTG GAGAGAATGTCCGGGAATTCTTCTTCCGTGTGGCAGCACTGACCTTTGAGGCCAATGTGCTGGCTGAGCTGGAGAAAACAGGAGCCCGACGCATTGGGGATGTTGTTC GCATCAACAGTGATGACAGCAACCTCTACCTAACTGCCAGCAAGAAAAAGGCCTCGTGTTGTCCCTGA
- the Proca1 gene encoding protein PROCA1 isoform X3 codes for MWVRTTVTIKRWTEEKTDFWEDGESGEYKEADRCCWKHKQCAGHIIHPFLNYGHHNLHLHAANHCNCDSRLKDCSEKTNSSSSEYMGPTCSRDRGPTCYNVFQTPCFEFIPDEESVERRFWYSWCKSYRPVSVAVIHHPIHHECRAEEEQEEEEEEEEEEEEEEEEEEEEEEEEEEEASQSPIPIQVGPSALTNDQETCTAANGSPDSAAPITIWRSESPTGKGQGNKVIKKVKKKEKEKEEETPVDEKTKLKKKAKKCKLTKKKSPVKSESSPPDLSPRELTRMSGESSPDSREEQESEESYRGQEEASSEDVTESCPKKREKNTTAQAKKTGTKTSTTRKVSKRKSPPASNPNLS; via the exons ATGTGGGTCAGGACGACAGTAACGATTAAAAGATGGACTGAGGAAAAGACTGACTTTTGGGAGGACGGCGAGAGCG GTGAATACAAGGAAGCTGACAGATGTTGCTGGAAACATAAGCAATGTGCTGGGCACATCATCCATCCCTTCCTGAACTATGGCCACCACAATCTGCACCTCCACGCTGCCAACCACTGCAACTGTGATTCTAG GCTGAAAGACTGCTCTGAGAAGACAAATAGCAGCTCCTCGGAATACATGGGTCCAACCTGCTCCAGAGACAGGGGTCCAACTTGCTATAACGTCTTCCAGACCCCTTGCTTTGAGTTCATCCCAGATGAGGAGAGTGTGGAGCGGCGGTTCTGGTATAGCTG gtGCAAAAGTTATAGGCCTGTCTCTGTGGCAGTAATCCACCATCCCATCCACCATGAGTGTAGGGcagaagaagagcaggaggaagaagaggaggaagaagaggaggaggaggaggaagaagaagaggaggaggaagaagaggaggaggaggaagaggaagcaagtCAGTCTCCCATCCCAATTCAGGTGGGACCCAGTGCACTGACCAATGACCAAGAAACCTGTACAGCAGCAAATGGGTCCCCTGACTCAGCAGCCCCCATCACCATCTGGCGCTCCGAAAGCCCCACAGGGAAAGGTCAGGGCAACAAGGTCATCAAGAAggtaaagaaaaaggagaaagagaaagaggaggagacgCCTGTGgatgagaaaacaaaattaaagaaaaaagccaagaagtgCAAGTTAACTAAGAAGAAAAGTCCAGTGAAATCAGAGTCTTCACCTCCAGATTTGAGTCCAAGGGAGTTAACTAGAATGTCAGGTGAGTCCAGCCCAGATAGCCGGGAAGAGCAGGAGAGTGAGGAGAGTTACCGGGGACAGGAGGAAGCCTCCAGTGAGGATGTTACAGAGTCATGCCCCAAGAAGCGAGAGAAGAACACCACCGCCCAGGCCAAGAAAACTGGGACAAAGACCTCAACAACCAGGAAAGTGTCCAAGAGGAAATCTCCCCCAGCATCCAACCCCAATCTCAGTTGA
- the Proca1 gene encoding protein PROCA1 isoform X2: protein MWVRTTVTIKRWTEEKTDFWEDGESDISSLPSWESGPLLAGVDSSTDLSSFSSEGEYKEADRCCWKHKQCAGHIIHPFLNYGHHNLHLHAANHCNCDSRLKDCSEKTNSSSSEYMGPTCSRDRGPTCYNVFQTPCFEFIPDEESVERRFWYSWCKSYRPVSVAVIHHPIHHECRAEEEQEEEEEEEEEEEEEEEEEEEEEEEEEEEASQSPIPIQVGPSALTNDQETCTAANGSPDSAAPITIWRSESPTGKGQGNKVIKKVKKKEKEKEEETPVDEKTKLKKKAKKCKLTKKKSPVKSESSPPDLSPRELTRMSGESSPDSREEQESEESYRGQEEASSEDVTESCPKKREKNTTAQAKKTGTKTSTTRKVSKRKSPPASNPNLS from the exons ATGTGGGTCAGGACGACAGTAACGATTAAAAGATGGACTGAGGAAAAGACTGACTTTTGGGAGGACGGCGAGAGCG ATATAAGCAGTTTACCCAGCTGGGAGAGCGGACCTCTGCTGGCTGGTGTGGATTCCAGCACAGActtatcttccttctcttctgaag GTGAATACAAGGAAGCTGACAGATGTTGCTGGAAACATAAGCAATGTGCTGGGCACATCATCCATCCCTTCCTGAACTATGGCCACCACAATCTGCACCTCCACGCTGCCAACCACTGCAACTGTGATTCTAG GCTGAAAGACTGCTCTGAGAAGACAAATAGCAGCTCCTCGGAATACATGGGTCCAACCTGCTCCAGAGACAGGGGTCCAACTTGCTATAACGTCTTCCAGACCCCTTGCTTTGAGTTCATCCCAGATGAGGAGAGTGTGGAGCGGCGGTTCTGGTATAGCTG gtGCAAAAGTTATAGGCCTGTCTCTGTGGCAGTAATCCACCATCCCATCCACCATGAGTGTAGGGcagaagaagagcaggaggaagaagaggaggaagaagaggaggaggaggaggaagaagaagaggaggaggaagaagaggaggaggaggaagaggaagcaagtCAGTCTCCCATCCCAATTCAGGTGGGACCCAGTGCACTGACCAATGACCAAGAAACCTGTACAGCAGCAAATGGGTCCCCTGACTCAGCAGCCCCCATCACCATCTGGCGCTCCGAAAGCCCCACAGGGAAAGGTCAGGGCAACAAGGTCATCAAGAAggtaaagaaaaaggagaaagagaaagaggaggagacgCCTGTGgatgagaaaacaaaattaaagaaaaaagccaagaagtgCAAGTTAACTAAGAAGAAAAGTCCAGTGAAATCAGAGTCTTCACCTCCAGATTTGAGTCCAAGGGAGTTAACTAGAATGTCAGGTGAGTCCAGCCCAGATAGCCGGGAAGAGCAGGAGAGTGAGGAGAGTTACCGGGGACAGGAGGAAGCCTCCAGTGAGGATGTTACAGAGTCATGCCCCAAGAAGCGAGAGAAGAACACCACCGCCCAGGCCAAGAAAACTGGGACAAAGACCTCAACAACCAGGAAAGTGTCCAAGAGGAAATCTCCCCCAGCATCCAACCCCAATCTCAGTTGA
- the Proca1 gene encoding protein PROCA1 isoform X1, translating to MATTICTSTLPTTATVILGEGSLSLGDPWQSQVHTFIGGFPLQLPPGPASSGLADKHCFAPRTMGRSFGSPGPTPSSSPLSLWLLPLGPWESQRCGSQAESWVCGRLKDCSEKTNSSSSEYMGPTCSRDRGPTCYNVFQTPCFEFIPDEESVERRFWYSWCKSYRPVSVAVIHHPIHHECRAEEEQEEEEEEEEEEEEEEEEEEEEEEEEEEEASQSPIPIQVGPSALTNDQETCTAANGSPDSAAPITIWRSESPTGKGQGNKVIKKVKKKEKEKEEETPVDEKTKLKKKAKKCKLTKKKSPVKSESSPPDLSPRELTRMSGESSPDSREEQESEESYRGQEEASSEDVTESCPKKREKNTTAQAKKTGTKTSTTRKVSKRKSPPASNPNLS from the exons ATGGCCACCACAATCTGCACCTCCACGCTGCCAACCACTGCAACTGTGATTCTAGGTGAGGGTTCCCTCTCCTTGGGGGACCCATGGCAGAGTCAGGTCCACACTTTCATTGGAGGTTTCCCTCTTCAGCTTCCACCTGGCCCTGCTAGCTCAGGCCTAGCTGATAAACACTGCTTTGCTCCAAGAACAATGGGGAGGTCTTTTGGCAGCCCGGGGCCAACTCCCAGCAGCAGCCCCCTGTCCCTCTGGCTTCTCCCTCTGGGCCCCTGGGAGTCACAGAGGTGTGGAAGCCAGGCTGAGAGTTGGGTGTGTGGCAGGCTGAAAGACTGCTCTGAGAAGACAAATAGCAGCTCCTCGGAATACATGGGTCCAACCTGCTCCAGAGACAGGGGTCCAACTTGCTATAACGTCTTCCAGACCCCTTGCTTTGAGTTCATCCCAGATGAGGAGAGTGTGGAGCGGCGGTTCTGGTATAGCTG gtGCAAAAGTTATAGGCCTGTCTCTGTGGCAGTAATCCACCATCCCATCCACCATGAGTGTAGGGcagaagaagagcaggaggaagaagaggaggaagaagaggaggaggaggaggaagaagaagaggaggaggaagaagaggaggaggaggaagaggaagcaagtCAGTCTCCCATCCCAATTCAGGTGGGACCCAGTGCACTGACCAATGACCAAGAAACCTGTACAGCAGCAAATGGGTCCCCTGACTCAGCAGCCCCCATCACCATCTGGCGCTCCGAAAGCCCCACAGGGAAAGGTCAGGGCAACAAGGTCATCAAGAAggtaaagaaaaaggagaaagagaaagaggaggagacgCCTGTGgatgagaaaacaaaattaaagaaaaaagccaagaagtgCAAGTTAACTAAGAAGAAAAGTCCAGTGAAATCAGAGTCTTCACCTCCAGATTTGAGTCCAAGGGAGTTAACTAGAATGTCAGGTGAGTCCAGCCCAGATAGCCGGGAAGAGCAGGAGAGTGAGGAGAGTTACCGGGGACAGGAGGAAGCCTCCAGTGAGGATGTTACAGAGTCATGCCCCAAGAAGCGAGAGAAGAACACCACCGCCCAGGCCAAGAAAACTGGGACAAAGACCTCAACAACCAGGAAAGTGTCCAAGAGGAAATCTCCCCCAGCATCCAACCCCAATCTCAGTTGA